The Deinococcus yavapaiensis KR-236 DNA segment CTTGCGGCGGCGTGGCAGGCGGAGCGCTCGGCGACGTCGGCGCGGGCGACTGGGCTTGCTGCTTTTGCGCTTCGACTTGCGCGTCGGCGACGCGCTGCGCCGTCGACGCTTGCGGCGCGACCGTGACGGCCTCGTCGACTTCCGCGCCCGCCCCGCTTTGACCGAGGGCCGAGCCGACGCCGCTCGGCGAGGCGCCGTCCGGCGCGCCGCCTTCCAAGGTGAGGATCACGCCGCCGACCTCGAGTGCCTCGCCTTCCTTAACGCTGATTTCGCGCACGGTGCCCGAAGCGTTCGACGGAACTTCCACGACGGCCTTGTCCGTTTCGATCTCGATGATCGGCTGGCCTTCGGTCACCGTGTCGCCCGGCTTCACGAGAATCGTGACGACGTTGCCTTGCTCAATGTTGTCGCCCACGTCGGGCAGCGTGACTTGACGTGGCGCGGTCGCTGGCGTCGCCGAAGCGCTCGCGCTCACTTGCACAGGAGAGGTAGGCGCGGCAGGAGTGGGCGCGGCAGGAGCCGCTTGCGGCGCCGGGGCGCTCTCCCCTCCTGTCAAGGTGAGAATCACGCCGCCGACGGCCACGGAGTCGCCTTCCTTAACGCGCACGTCCTGCACGGTTCCCGCCGCGCCGCTCGGGACTTCCACGACGGCCTTGTCCGTTTCGATCTCGATGATCGGTTGGCCTTCCGTGATCGTGTCGCCCGGCTTCACGAGCACCGTGACGACGCTGCCTTGCTCGATGTTGTCGCCCACCTCGGGCAGTTTCACTTCGATCGCCATGTCAATGTCCTTTCGAATCGAGGCTCAGCGCAGCACGGGCGCGATACGCTCGGGGTCGATGCCGAAGTCGGCGATGGCCTTCTTCACGACGTCCGCCTTGATTTGACCGTCACGCAGCAGAGCGTAGAGGGTCGCGACGACGATGTGGCGCGCGTCCACTTCGAAGAAGTCACGCAGTTCCTCGCGCGCTTCCGAGCGTCCCCAGCCGTCCGTGCCGAGGGTCCACAGCTTGCGGTCCAAGTGACCGTTGAGGCCGTCCGCGCCGAGCTTCACGTAATCCGAGACGGACACGAGCACGCCGGGAGCGTTCTCCTTGCCGAGCTGACGCGCGACGAAGCTGAGCTGCGGCTCGCGGTCGGGGTGCAGCATGTTCTCACGCTCGGTGAGCAAAGCGTCTTGATGCAAGGCCTTGTAGCTCGTGGCGCTCCAAACGTCGGTGGCGACTCCGTAGTTCGCGAGGAGGGTTTGCGCTTCGAGGGCCGCCGTCATCGACGGGCCGCTCGCCAGAAGTTGCGCGTGCAGCTTGGCGTCCGCGTTCTCGGCGCGCTTGAGGCGGTACAGGCCCTTCATGATGCCCTCGCGGACTTCCGCGTGGTTTTCGGGCATGGGAAACTGCACGTAGTTCTCGTTCTCGACCGTGACGTAGTAGAACTCGTCTTTGTTCTCGACGTACATCCGGCGAATGCCTTCCTCGATGATCACGGCGAGTTCGAAGGCGAACGCGGGATCGTACGTGTGAAGGTTCGGCACAACGTACGCCTGAAGCAGCGAATTGCCGTCTTGGTGCTGCAGCCCTTCTCCGGCGAGGGTGGTGCGGCCTGCCGTGGCGCCGATCAGGAAGCCGCGCGCCCGCTGGTCGCCCGCCGCCCACACGAGGTCGCCGACGCGCTGCATGCCGAACATAGAGTAGTACACGTAAAAGGGAATGGTGGGCACGCCGTGCACCGCGTAGCTCGTCGCGGAGGCGATCCAAGAGCACATGGCGCCGTCCTCGGTGATGCCTTCCTCCAGCATCTGTCCGTCGGTCGCTTCCTTGTACGCCATCAAGCTGCCCGCGTCGACGGGTTGGTACGTCTGGCCGCGCGGCGAGTAGATCCCGATGCGCGGCACGAGCGCGTCCATGCCGAAGGTGCGCGCCTCGTCGGGCACGATGGGAACGACGCGCTGACCGATGTTCTTGTCGCGCAGAAGCTTGGAGAGGATCGACACGAAGGCCATGGTCGTGGAGACTTCACGGCCGCCGCTTCCCTTGTAGAACTCCTCGTAGAATTCCTCGCTCGGCACTTGGACGGGGTCGAACTTTACCGTGCGCTCGGGCAGGAAGCCGCCGAGCTTCTCGCGCTGGGCGAGGGCGTACTTCACCTCGGGCGAGTCGGGGCCGGGATGGTAGTACTCCAAGTGCTCGACTTGCTCGTCGGTAAGGGGCAGCTCCAGGGTGTCTCGCAAGGCGGTGAGGGCGTGGTAGTCGAGCTTCTTGACTTGGTGGGCGACGTTGCGTGCTTGGGCGGTCTCGCCGAGACCGTAGCCTTTCACGGTGCGCGCGATGATGATGGTCGGGCTGCCTTTGTGCTGAGTCGCCGCCTTGTACGCCGCGTAGATCTTCTTGACGTCGTGCCCGCCGCGGTTGAGCAGCTCAAGGTCCGCGTCCGTCCAGCCCTCGATGAGCTTTTGCAGTTCGGGCGTGTTGAAGAACTTCTCGCGCAGTTCCTTGCCGCCGAACGCCGCGTAGCGCTGCGACTCGCCGTCGACGAGTTGCTCGAAGCGCTTCACGACGGCGCCCGTGTAGTCCTTGGCGAGGATCTCGTCCCACTTCGAGTCCCACACCACCTTGATGACGTTCCATCCCGCGCCGCGGAAGAGCGCCTCGAATTCTTGGATGACCTTCGAGTTGGCGCGAACCGGACCGTCGAGGCGTTGCAAGTTGGCGTTGAGGACGAAGATGAGGTTGTCGAGGTTTTCGTAGGCGGCGAACCGCAGGCCCGCGACGCTTTGCGGTTCGTCCATCTCGCCGTCGCCGAGGAAGGCCCAGACTTTGGCGTCGCCTTTGGGCTTGAGGCCGCGGTTTTCGAGGTATTTGACGAAGCGCGCCTGATAGATCGCCTGCAGAGGTCCGAGGCCCATGGAGACGGTCGGGAACTCCCAGTAGTCGGGCATCAGCCACGGGTGCGGATACGACGACAAACCGGGCGCGTTCTGAAGCTCGCGGCGGAAGTTGTCGAGGCGCGCCGCGTCGAAGCGTCCTTCGAGAAAGGAGCGTGCGTACACGCCGGGGCTCGCGTGCCCTTGGAAGAAGATCAGCGAGCGGTCGGGCATGGCGCCGTGTCCCACGAAGAAGTGGTTGAAGCCCACTTCGTACAGCTCGGCGGTCGAGGCGTACGTGGAGAGGTGCCCTCCGATGCCGTCCGAGTTCTTGTTGGCCTTCACGACCATCGCGACGGCGTTCCAGCGAATGATGTTGCGAATGCGGCGCTCCATCTCCAGATCGCCGGGATAGGTGGGTTGCGCTTCGGCAGGAATGGTGTTGATGTACGGCGTGTTCTGCTTGAACAGGATCGGGGCGCCGTTGAAGTAGGCGTAGTGGTCGAGGTCTTCGAGAAGTTCGGCGGCTCGGATACGGCCCGCGCTCGCGAGAACGTACGCGAGCGAGTCGAGCCACTCTTGCGTCTCGATCTTGTTGAGCTTGTCGCGCTCGCCCGTCGACAAGGCCGCTCTGGAATTGGTGCTGCTCGTCATGTCGTTCGATCGTTCCTTTCTAGGGATGCACGTGTCCTGCGCCATGGCATCAGGGCGAGGCGGTCGCGTCCGTGCTCCACGCTACGGATGAACGGCGAAGGTGAAGAGAGTGTGAACCACGCCCTCTTCCTCCCGAACAGCCGTTTGCACCTCATCAGTCTACGCGGGAAGGAAAAGACGTCCAACAAGCGTTCACTCCACAATTCACCACTTCGACGCGTGAATGAGCATCACCGAAGCACCCTATTCAGGCTCACCTCAGGAAGGTTCGCGGCCCCTACACTGAGGTCAAATGGCACGGCAACCGCGCGTCCTCGTCCTCGTCGTCACCGTCGTTCTCCTCATGCTGGCCGCGCTCGCCGTCACGACCTCGAGAAGTCGCGCGACGTCGAACCCCGCCGTGCAAGCGTCCGCGCCCATTGTGCCCGCCAAGTCGTCCCCTGCCGCCACGGCGCCTTCCTCCGTCAAGCCGACCGCTACGACGGCGAAAACCACCGCGTCCGTCGTGCCACGTGCGCCCTCGACGGTGTCCGTCACGAAGGTGACCACGCCCGCCAAGGTCCAGGTGACGACCCCTGCCAAGGCGACGAAGACTCAAACGAAGGCAAGGACGTCGCCCACCCAGACCGTCAAGCCCCAGGTGAAGACCACGACGACGCCGACGCTCACTGTGACGCCTCCAGTGAAGGCGACGACAACCCCGACGCGAACCACGACAACTCGGACGAAGACACCAGCGGCGTCCACGCCGACTGCGAAAACTCAGGTGAAGGTGACGAAGACGCCGGTACAAGCCGCCCAAACTACGACGCGAACCACGACAACTCGAACGAAGGCGCCAGCGGCGTCCACGCCGACCACGAAAACCCAGGTGAAGGTGACGAAGGCCCCCGCACAAACCGCCCGAACCCCGGCGAAGGTGACGAAGTCCGCTTCGACCGCTTCTCGCTCCGTCAAGGGGGGCACGGCCGCGAAGCCGAGCACCCCGACGACTGCCAGCACGGCGGTCAAGCCCGCGACAACGGCCACGGCGCGCCGAGCCGCGCCCCTGTCTCCCCGGAAGTTCGTCACGATTCCGACCTTGCCGCAAGGCGTCAAAACGTACCTCGTGGCCGGCGTGACGCCCATCTACACGGCGCGCGGGGCGCGCGTCGAGTCGTTTCGCAGTCCGACCGACACCATCTTGCTCGTGCAACTCGATCCGGGCGCAAACGTCGTGCGTACGCTCAGCTTGCCCAGAGATACGCTTCTGGGTTCCTCGGGATCGCGAATCAACTCGGTCTTGCCGCGCTCGGGCGCGGACGCCCTCGTTCGCACGGTGACCGCGATGACAGGAGTGGGAATCGACGCCTACGTGCTCGTGAACTTGCGGGGCGTACGCGACTTGACGGACGCGGCGGGCGGCGTCACGCTCACCGTGGGCAAGGCCATGAACTACGACGACTTCGCGGGCAAGCTCCACATTCACTTCCAGCCGGGCCGTCAGACCCTCGGCGGGCAGAAGGCCGAGGAGTTCTTGCGCTTTCGTCACGACGCGCGCGGCGACATCGGCCGCATCGACCGAACCCGCGACTTTCTGCAAGCCCTCACGCTTCGCCTCCTGACGCCCAGCGGGTTGGAGCGTTTGCCGCGCGTTTCGGCCGCCGTCCGCGCGAACTCGCGCACGACGCTCTCCGAGCGCGACTACCAAGACATCCTGGGCTTCGCGATGAAGCGCCCGAAACTCCAGACGTTCGTGTTGCCAGGTCGCAACGAAGGGGCGTACTGGCGCATGGATCCGGGGCGAGCGGGAGGCGTCCTCGCCGCCTTCCGCTCGCCTGTCCAGGCAAAACGCTGAGACGCGTCGCTAGACTGTCTTCATGGAGTTCCGTCAACTTCGCTACTTCGTCGCCCTCGCCGAGGAAGGCCATTTCGGACGGGCCGCCGAGCGCGTGTTCGTCGTGCAGCAGGCGCTCAGCGGCTCGATTCGCAACCTCGAAGAAGAGCTGGGCGTGCGCTTGTTCAACCGCACCACGCGCCGCGTCGAACTCACGCCCGCCGGTCGAGAGTTTCTCGTAGGCGCGCGGCAGATCCTGAGCTTGTTGGAGCAGACGTCGGATCGGGCGCGCAAAGCGGCGCGCGGGGAGGTCGGGCGGCTCGCCGTGGGTTTCGTGAGCGGGCTCGCCTTCGGCGGCTTGCCGGAAGTCGTGCGGACGTTTCGCGACCGCTACCCGAGCGTCGCCGTGGAACTCTTGGAGCTCACGGCCGCCGAGCAGGAGCAGGCGTTGCGTGAAGGACGTATCGACATCGGCTTCGTGCTGCTGCCCGTTCGCGATCCCTCGCTGGCCCGCGAGGCGCTTTGGCGCGAACCGCTCATCGTCGCCTTGCCGAGCCGTCACCCGCTCTCGGCGCGCGAATCGCTGCGGCTGGAGGACTTGCGTGAGCACGACTTCGTGTTCTTTCCTCGTCACGTGCGCGCCACGTACTTCGATCAGGTGATGAGCGCGGCGACGAACGCGGGCTTTCAGCCGCGCATCGTGCAGGAGGCAATCGAGGTGCCGACGCTGCTGAGCCTCGTCGCTGCAGGCATCGGGTTGTTCTTGCCCATTCAGTTCTTCAGCAAGCTCGCCCTTCCCGGCGTGACGTACCGCCGTTTGGACGGAGCGCCCGTCGTGGAGATCGACGCGGCTTGGCGGCGTGACGACACCTCGCCCGTGATTCGCGAGTTCTTGCAAGTCGGGCGGGAAGTGCTGGCGCGGGTGACGAGCGTGACATCGTGACGACCTGATTCCTCGAACCGCATCTGAACCCTTTAAGATGGGTACTCGTGCGCTCGTTCTACGTTCTCGGATTCATCGCCTTTCTTCTGCTCGGAGCGCTTCAGGCCGTCTACGGCCCCGCCTTCTCGGCGTTGCAAGCGCGCTTCGACGTTTCGCGGGCCGATGTCGGCCTCATCGCCAGTTCTCACTTTCTCGGATCGATGCTCGGCATTCTGGCCGCCGGAGGGCTGCTCAAGCGGCTGGAGCTCCGCGGACTGTTGAGGGTGGGTTCCGCGTTGATCGCCCTCGGACTCGCGGGCGTGACCTTCGCGCCCGCGTGGACCTTCGCGGTCGTCTGCGCTTCGCTCGCCGGTTTCGGCTTCGGCTTCGTCAGCGTCACCTTCAACGTCGGCGGCGCTCGTCTCGGCGTGAGGGCGGCGGGCGTCTTGAACATCCTCAACGCCTGCTTCGGCCTCGGCAGCATTCTCGCGCCGCTGAGCGTCTCGGCCCTCGGAGGTCAGACCTGGCCGTACGCGCTGTTGGGACTCACGGCCCTCGGACTGCTGTTGAGCGCCGGGCGACTGCCGCACCTGCCGGAGACGACCGTCGCCTCGTCCGGTCGCGCGCCGATCGTGCCGCTCGCGCTGTTCGGAGGGTTCTTCGTGTTGTACGTCGGCGTGGAGGCGGGCGTGGGGTCGTGGATGACCGCCCACTTGTCCGACCTCGGCGTGGTGAACGCGGCGACTTGGACGAGCGGCTTTTGGCTCGCCGTGACGATCGGGCGCTTGCTGGGCGCGCCGCTCGCGCTGCGCTTCAAGTTGCCGCGCATCATTTTGAGCGCGCTCGTCCTTGCGATCGTGGCGCTCCTGCTCGCCTCCACGCCTGCCGCTCGCTTCGCTTACCTGCTCGTCGGCCTCGCCATCGCGCCACTGTTCGCGACGACCTTGGCATGGTTCGGTCAGAACATCTCGACGGGTCTCGCGCCGCTCGTGCTCGCTTGCGGCGGATTCGGCGGCACCTTGTTTCCCTGGTTGCTGGGCGTCTTGTCGGCACGGTTCGGCACGGACGTGGTGCCGTTCGTCGAGGCGGGTGTCGCGTTCGGCGCCTTGCTGGTCGCGCTATTACTGCGCGTTCGGCTTAAGGCGTCCGCCGAAACGCCTGCTTTGTGACGCCCTTCTCGTTCCGCCGGAGACGTAGGCGTAAGATGCTTTTACCACGGAAGGGAGGTGATCCGACTGTATTTTAATTCGGTTGGTGGAGGTGCCCGTCGAGGGTAGCCCCTCGAAGGCCTGAGTACCCTCAATGTCAGGCGGGTACCGCGGCGGCGGAGCTTGAAGAGCTCCGCCGCTTGTTTCATTTGCGCAAGTACGCGTCGCTGCCGTTGATCCAGTCTTCCCTCGGCGGGTTGAAGATGTCGAAGCCGACGAAGTCTTCGAGCACTTCCGCGCCGTGCGACACGTGGGGCGGAATCACGAGCGTCTCGCCCGGACCGAGAATCAACTCGCGCTCGCCCAGGAAGAACTTGATGCGGCCCGACAGCACCGTCGACACCTGCTCGTTGTGATGCGAGTGGACGGGCACGACGCAGCCCACCTTGAGTTCGAGACGGGCGAGCATGACGCCGCCGCCGGTGATGAGTTGCCGCACGAACGTCTCGTTGACTTGTTCGCGCGGCACCGATTGCCAATCATAGTTGTGCGCTTCCACGAGGTCGTTGTACCACGCGCGGAAGCTCGGGAGATCAACGAACGTTCAGCGGCACATCGGTCGCCGTGTCGTTCACGCGAACGGTCGCTTTCCAAGCGCCGCTCATCCACAGCCGCGTTCGCGCGGTATACACGCTTCCCGTCCGGGTGAACGTCAACTGTATGGGCGGCATGGTGTGCTCGGTCATGTGCAAGACGGCGGACGGCGCGTGTTCCGCCTCGATCCGCGCGCTGAGCACGCCGCCCGGTTCGAGGCTAAACTCGCCTCGAACCGGACGCCCGCCGAGCGTCGTTTCGAAGGGAGTGACGAGCGCCGCCGCCGGAACTTCGGGCGGCGCGGTCGTGGCGAGGACGCCGCTCGACGCGAGAACGGACACGAGCAGGGCCGCCTCGACGCGCAGGGCGCCGCGCAGTTGCGGTAACTTGCGGCGCTTCAAAAAGTCGAGCTTGTTGAGGGCGGCGAGCAGCAACACCCCGCCGAAGAATCCGAGCTTGACGAGCAACGCGAGGCCGTACGTACTGCCCGTGAGCGCCCCGACGCCGGGCAAGGCGAGGACGGTCGCGGCGAGACCCGTGGCGACGAGAACGGCGACGCTGCACAGACCGAGGTTCGACAATCGCTCGACGCCCCGCCAAAAGGTCGCTTCGTCACGGGGAAAGCCGACGAGGAACACGACCGCCCCGATCCACGCCGTCATCGCGGCGAGGTGGACGACATGCAGGCCGAGCAGCAGGATGCTTTGGCGACCGTGCCCTTGCTCGGCGACGCTCGCGAGGAGCAGCGCGCCCGCCACGCCCGTCGGGATCCATGTCCTGACGGGCTGGCCTTCGAAGGCGAGCACGGCCGCCGTGAGGGCGAGCGTCGCCAAGACGGCCGTGCCGCCCGAGCTCGACAACAGGTACTCGGCGAAGTCGGCGAGACCGAACGGCCCCAGGAGGTCCGAGAGGGTGAGCGTGACCGTGCCCAGCGCGCCGACCACGACGAGGAGCGCGCCGACCACGAGCGGCCGCAAGGGCGAGCGGGGTTCGGGTGAGACGAATCGCCGAAAGACCGCCCCGCCGAGCAGCAGGGCCAGTCCGAGGTACAACAGGGTTTTCGGAAGCCAAAGCATCGGTCAGTGCACGTCGAACACGTAGTAGCCCGTGACAGGATGCGAGTCGTCGCTCAAGGCCTTCCACATTACGACGTACGCGCCGGGCTGCAGCTTCGAGCGCAGTCGCAGCGTCACCTCGTCGTGCGTTCCCGTGCGGGCCACGAGGCCGAGGTCGGCGCGGCTCGCGGCGTCGTTCTTGAGGTCGAGGACCTTCGTCACGAGTTGACCCGCGAGGCCGTTGACTTTGAGGCGGTCGCCGGAGTCACCGACGCGGTAGACCTTGAAGGTCGAGAAGCGCACTTGCACGCCCTCGGTGAAGCTCAAAACGACTTGGCGGGGAGCGGGAATCTTGGCGCCCTCGGCGGGTGACGCTTTTTCGAGTTCGGCGTGCGCGAGCGCGAAGCTCAGCAACGTGGCGGTCAGCAGGGTGAGGATCTTGCGCATGGCTTGGCTCCTTCAGCGGCCCGTGACGGGCGGGAACATGAGGTCTTCGAGCTTCAGCACGTCGTGCGTCTCGTAGGTCTCGTCGAACGAGGTCGTGCCGATGTAGCCGTACACGCGAATCTTGTACTGGCCGGGCTGCGAGAAGACGTAGTCGTCGGTGTAGTAGCCGGGCTTGCCGAACTGCGCGCGAATCGTCAGTTCCCGCTTGAACTTGCCGTCGAGCGTGGTGATTTCGGCTTTGAGGCTGTTTTGGAGGTTCTCGACGGGCTGGTCGTTCATCGTGCGGATGATGAGGTCGAGGCCGTTGAGCTGCATGGTCGTGGCAGGCTCGACGCGACTTCCGACGATGACCTTGTATTGGTTCGTTCCCGTGCCGACGGTCTTCGTCGTGTGCGCGAGTGCGGTGGAGGCGAGGGCGAGGGTGGCGAGCAGGATTTTGCCGAGGTGATTCATGATCGAGACTCCCGAGAGGTGAGCGAGGTCGAAGGAATACCGAACCGGGCGACGTGAAGCCCGTTCGTGCCTGACTCAGCTCGGGAAGGGCGGCCCTCGCGCGACGGGCGTGGTGTCGAGTGTCCGAACGCGCGGGGTGGACGGGGCGACGGGGACCGTGGGGACCGAGAGCGGCAAGGCGAGGACGACTTGGCCGGGAAGCGTCACCTCCGGCGCGGCGCCGCACTCGCAGCCTTGGCGAGACGTCACGTGCCGTTTCGGCGCGTTCTGCTCGTGCTTCGACGACCCGCCGTGTCGGGGATCGGCGTGGACCGACTCCGCGGAATGGGAGTGCGAGCACGTCTCGGTCCCGGTCAAGCGCATCTCTATGGCCATCGCGGCGTGCATCGGCGTCCACAGAAGCGACAGCACGGCGAGAATGGCCGCCACGGTCCGCCAAGCGGCGGAAGAGGCAGGATTCGGAGAGGCTTGGCGCACGGAGATCATCTTCAGTATCCTCGTCGGCTCGTGAGGCAGGTGTCCCCTGCCTTCGAGAGTTACCGTAGCGAACTCGGAGTGATTCGGCGATGACTCGGGTCATGGCGCATGAAGGCGCGCCTCGTTGCGAAGGCGTTTGGATTTTGTATACAATATCCAACGTGTTCGAACGGCCCGGCCTCGTCCGCGAAACGGTGTACGCACACCTGCGCGACCTCATCCTCGGCGGCAAGTTCGCGCCGGGAGAGAAACTCGGCGAGGTCGAGCTCGGCACCTTACTCGGCGTGAGCCGCACGCCCATACGCGAGGCGGTCCAACGCCTCGTTCAAGAAG contains these protein-coding regions:
- the aceE gene encoding pyruvate dehydrogenase (acetyl-transferring), homodimeric type produces the protein MTSSTNSRAALSTGERDKLNKIETQEWLDSLAYVLASAGRIRAAELLEDLDHYAYFNGAPILFKQNTPYINTIPAEAQPTYPGDLEMERRIRNIIRWNAVAMVVKANKNSDGIGGHLSTYASTAELYEVGFNHFFVGHGAMPDRSLIFFQGHASPGVYARSFLEGRFDAARLDNFRRELQNAPGLSSYPHPWLMPDYWEFPTVSMGLGPLQAIYQARFVKYLENRGLKPKGDAKVWAFLGDGEMDEPQSVAGLRFAAYENLDNLIFVLNANLQRLDGPVRANSKVIQEFEALFRGAGWNVIKVVWDSKWDEILAKDYTGAVVKRFEQLVDGESQRYAAFGGKELREKFFNTPELQKLIEGWTDADLELLNRGGHDVKKIYAAYKAATQHKGSPTIIIARTVKGYGLGETAQARNVAHQVKKLDYHALTALRDTLELPLTDEQVEHLEYYHPGPDSPEVKYALAQREKLGGFLPERTVKFDPVQVPSEEFYEEFYKGSGGREVSTTMAFVSILSKLLRDKNIGQRVVPIVPDEARTFGMDALVPRIGIYSPRGQTYQPVDAGSLMAYKEATDGQMLEEGITEDGAMCSWIASATSYAVHGVPTIPFYVYYSMFGMQRVGDLVWAAGDQRARGFLIGATAGRTTLAGEGLQHQDGNSLLQAYVVPNLHTYDPAFAFELAVIIEEGIRRMYVENKDEFYYVTVENENYVQFPMPENHAEVREGIMKGLYRLKRAENADAKLHAQLLASGPSMTAALEAQTLLANYGVATDVWSATSYKALHQDALLTERENMLHPDREPQLSFVARQLGKENAPGVLVSVSDYVKLGADGLNGHLDRKLWTLGTDGWGRSEAREELRDFFEVDARHIVVATLYALLRDGQIKADVVKKAIADFGIDPERIAPVLR
- a CDS encoding LCP family protein encodes the protein MTKAPAQTARTPAKVTKSASTASRSVKGGTAAKPSTPTTASTAVKPATTATARRAAPLSPRKFVTIPTLPQGVKTYLVAGVTPIYTARGARVESFRSPTDTILLVQLDPGANVVRTLSLPRDTLLGSSGSRINSVLPRSGADALVRTVTAMTGVGIDAYVLVNLRGVRDLTDAAGGVTLTVGKAMNYDDFAGKLHIHFQPGRQTLGGQKAEEFLRFRHDARGDIGRIDRTRDFLQALTLRLLTPSGLERLPRVSAAVRANSRTTLSERDYQDILGFAMKRPKLQTFVLPGRNEGAYWRMDPGRAGGVLAAFRSPVQAKR
- a CDS encoding LysR family transcriptional regulator, which codes for MEFRQLRYFVALAEEGHFGRAAERVFVVQQALSGSIRNLEEELGVRLFNRTTRRVELTPAGREFLVGARQILSLLEQTSDRARKAARGEVGRLAVGFVSGLAFGGLPEVVRTFRDRYPSVAVELLELTAAEQEQALREGRIDIGFVLLPVRDPSLAREALWREPLIVALPSRHPLSARESLRLEDLREHDFVFFPRHVRATYFDQVMSAATNAGFQPRIVQEAIEVPTLLSLVAAGIGLFLPIQFFSKLALPGVTYRRLDGAPVVEIDAAWRRDDTSPVIREFLQVGREVLARVTSVTS
- a CDS encoding MFS transporter, which codes for MRSFYVLGFIAFLLLGALQAVYGPAFSALQARFDVSRADVGLIASSHFLGSMLGILAAGGLLKRLELRGLLRVGSALIALGLAGVTFAPAWTFAVVCASLAGFGFGFVSVTFNVGGARLGVRAAGVLNILNACFGLGSILAPLSVSALGGQTWPYALLGLTALGLLLSAGRLPHLPETTVASSGRAPIVPLALFGGFFVLYVGVEAGVGSWMTAHLSDLGVVNAATWTSGFWLAVTIGRLLGAPLALRFKLPRIILSALVLAIVALLLASTPAARFAYLLVGLAIAPLFATTLAWFGQNISTGLAPLVLACGGFGGTLFPWLLGVLSARFGTDVVPFVEAGVAFGALLVALLLRVRLKASAETPAL
- a CDS encoding cupin domain-containing protein; this encodes MEAHNYDWQSVPREQVNETFVRQLITGGGVMLARLELKVGCVVPVHSHHNEQVSTVLSGRIKFFLGERELILGPGETLVIPPHVSHGAEVLEDFVGFDIFNPPREDWINGSDAYLRK
- a CDS encoding CopD family protein, producing the protein MLWLPKTLLYLGLALLLGGAVFRRFVSPEPRSPLRPLVVGALLVVVGALGTVTLTLSDLLGPFGLADFAEYLLSSSGGTAVLATLALTAAVLAFEGQPVRTWIPTGVAGALLLASVAEQGHGRQSILLLGLHVVHLAAMTAWIGAVVFLVGFPRDEATFWRGVERLSNLGLCSVAVLVATGLAATVLALPGVGALTGSTYGLALLVKLGFFGGVLLLAALNKLDFLKRRKLPQLRGALRVEAALLVSVLASSGVLATTAPPEVPAAALVTPFETTLGGRPVRGEFSLEPGGVLSARIEAEHAPSAVLHMTEHTMPPIQLTFTRTGSVYTARTRLWMSGAWKATVRVNDTATDVPLNVR
- a CDS encoding copper resistance CopC family protein, with amino-acid sequence MRKILTLLTATLLSFALAHAELEKASPAEGAKIPAPRQVVLSFTEGVQVRFSTFKVYRVGDSGDRLKVNGLAGQLVTKVLDLKNDAASRADLGLVARTGTHDEVTLRLRSKLQPGAYVVMWKALSDDSHPVTGYYVFDVH